From Apilactobacillus bombintestini:
ATTAATTTTTAAACTGTTTTGTTATCATTTGCTCTATCGCAACGACAACAATAATTATTATGCCATCTTGTCGATCAAAAGTCAACAACTAAATATTAACTTTTTTAAACAATTAATATAAATCGTTTTGGCTTTCTGTCTCATCAACAGCATTAATAATTATGCCAACTATAGAGCATAAAGTCAACCATAAAATACAACTTTTTTAAATAAAAAAGCGCCGATGCTATTCACCGGCGCTTTTGCGTATCTAAATTATTTAATTCTAGCTAGGAAGTACTTCTTCTTACCTCTTCTAACTACTACGAACTTACCATCAAATGAAGCAGATGGATCAATTTCGAAATCAGTATCAGTTACTTTATCTCCATTAATTCTAATAGCTCCATTATTAACATCTTCTCTGGCTTGTCTTCTTGATTTTTCAATCTTAGTATCATCTACTAACCATTCAACGATGTTCTTCTTGTCTGCACTTACTTCTACTGAAGGCATGTTCTTGAAACCAGTTTCTACTTCTTGAGTAGTTAAATCTTTAATGTTTCCTGAGAATAATGCATTAGTAATGTTTTCTGCTTCCTTCACAGCATCTTTACCATGAACGAATTCAGTTACTTCTTCAGCAAGACGACGTTGTGCTTCACGCTTCCATGGTTCTTTCTTAACCTTTTCAGCTAATTCATCAATTTCGTCCTTACCTAAGAAAGTAAAGTACTTCAAGTACTTAATAACATCCCTATCATCAGTATTAATCCAGAATTGGTAGAATTCGTAAGGTGTAGTCTTTTCAGGATCTAACCATACAGCTCCACCTTCTGTTTTACCGAACTTAGTACCATCAGCCTTAAGCATTAATGGAATAGTTAAACCAAATGCTTTAGCATCGGAACCTTGGTTCTTATGAATTAATTCAATACCACCGGTAATGTTACCCCATTGGTCAGCACCACCAATTTGTAGTTCTACACCATGTTCCTTGTATAAGTGTTCAAAGTCCATAGCTTGTAGAATTTGGTAAGTAAATTCAGTGTATGAAATACCAGTTTCTAGACGACTAGATACGATTTCCTTATTTAACATAGTATTAACGTTAAATAATTTACCGTAATCACGTAAGAAGTCTAATAATGATAACTTAGAAGTCCAATCGTAGTTATTAACAATCTTGAAGCTACCATCTTGGCCAAATAGCTTTTCCATTTGTCTAGTTAGGCAAGCTTCATTATGTCTAACTTGTTCCATACTTTGTAATTTTCTTTCTGCCTTCTTACCTGAAGGATCACCAATGGAACCAGTAGCTCCACCGATTAAAATTACTGGATGGTATCCAGCTAGTTGGAATCTCTTTAAAATCATAAATGGAATTAAGTGACCTACGTGCATACTGTCTCCAGTAGGATCAATTCCTGCATATAGACCAATCTTCTTTTCATTTACTTCTTTTTTAAGGCCTTCTGCATCAGTTTGTTGATTAATAGCGCCACGCCATTTTAAATCATCGATAATATCCATATTAAACCTCCAAATAAAAAGTCCCTGACAAATATACCTTTGCCAGGGACGAAATTTTCTTGTTAATCCGCGTTACCACCCAGATTATCGCTTTTGCGATCTCTTTGTCATTAATAACGAAATGACCCGTCGATAAATCGAAAAAGCTCCATAGGTGTAATTCTTTAATATGCTCGCTTGGTTCGCATCCCCACCAAGTTTCTGTATTACTCGATACATATTAAATACTGTAACTACTTCTTAGCTTTAAATATTAATTACTATCATATTAATCAGCTTTATAATAATTGTCAAGATTATTTAACTTGTTTCAAAGCTTGTTTAACCATAGGCATCATTTGACTCATAGCCTTAGCCTGGTATTCAGAAGTAGCCTTTTGAATTACTTGTTGTTTTTGTGATGCAGACATCTTAGGGTTAGCTTGCATAGCTTTGGCAACTGCTGCTTGTACATATTGTTGTGCAGCTTGTTGTCTTTGTTCAGTAGTCATACCACTATTAGCGGATAATTCCTTCATGATATTTGGTAAAGCCTTTACTTGGTTTACAGTTAGCTTCATCCAATCTTTTGGCATGTAGAAGTAGTTAACTGTTTTTACTCGAGTTGGCTTTTGTGCCCATGCAAACCAGAAACGGTCCATAGATGTCTTGTATTCATATTTAACAGTCTTAGTAACTAACTTAGGAGTCTTAGCATTAGTTACTACCACATTTTTAACTTTATCAGTACCAGTAGCTTGTGGCTTAGCTTGTTTTTCATTAGCACGGTATAGAACTACTTGATCTTTACCAGAAGTACCAATGTTTTGATACATTAAAGCATTAATAGTTTTACCAGGAACACTGGATACTAAACTGCTCTTCTTTTCAAAGGTTACTTTGTGCATCCCCAAATGATTGTGGAAGTTCAAAGTAATAAATAAGGTAGAAAGTAAAAATAATACCAAGAAAAATAGTGAAGAGATAATATGCAAAGCCTTGTTCTTATTTAATAGGTTAAAACATAAGAAGAAAGCGACTGTTGAAATGACTAAAGCGACTAAAATCATTAGTTATTACCCCCTTGTTTTCTATCGTGTAACCATAGTGAAGATACTAATCCAACAATTCCTAGGAATGCAGCTACCCAGAATGCAGCATGGTAACCACTTAAAGTAGCAGAAAGCATAGAATCTTTGTAGTCTAATGGACTTTGAGTCATTAAACTGTGAGCTGGCATATGGTTGTTAGTTACATTAGATAGGATAGAAACTAATACGGCAGTAGCAATAGAAGCTCCTACTTGTCTAATAGTATTGTTAACGGCAGTACCGTGGTTTAACTTATCAGTAGCTAAAGCATTCATACCGTAAGTAGTAGCTGGCATCATAACTAATGACATACCAAATGATCTAACGGCATATAGAAGAACTACATATGCAATAGAAGTATCTTCAGTGATAAATGCAAATGGAATAGTTCCAACAATTAAGGTAAGTAATCCACTAGTGATTAGTTTCTTAGCACCGTATTTATCAAAGATAGATCCGGCGAATGGTGAAACAACCCCCATCATTAAGGCACCAAGTAATAAGCTTAGTCCTGAATGGAAGGCGTTCATACCTCTAATAATTTGTAGGTATAAAGGAAGAACCATTTCAAATCCAACTAATGCCATCATAGTAATAGTGGATAAAATAGTAGCAATAGTGAATTTGCTGTTTCTTAATACACGAATGTCTAAGAATGGTTTTTCCATTACTAATTGACGCCATACAAATAGTGCAATAAAGATAAATCCTACAATTAAAGTAGAAATAACAGTGGTGCTTCCCCAACCGTCAGTACCTACTTCAGAGAAACCGTATAATGCACTACCAAATCCAATAGTAGATAGGATTAGTGATAACACATCAATACCTGAC
This genomic window contains:
- the tyrS gene encoding tyrosine--tRNA ligase, encoding MDIIDDLKWRGAINQQTDAEGLKKEVNEKKIGLYAGIDPTGDSMHVGHLIPFMILKRFQLAGYHPVILIGGATGSIGDPSGKKAERKLQSMEQVRHNEACLTRQMEKLFGQDGSFKIVNNYDWTSKLSLLDFLRDYGKLFNVNTMLNKEIVSSRLETGISYTEFTYQILQAMDFEHLYKEHGVELQIGGADQWGNITGGIELIHKNQGSDAKAFGLTIPLMLKADGTKFGKTEGGAVWLDPEKTTPYEFYQFWINTDDRDVIKYLKYFTFLGKDEIDELAEKVKKEPWKREAQRRLAEEVTEFVHGKDAVKEAENITNALFSGNIKDLTTQEVETGFKNMPSVEVSADKKNIVEWLVDDTKIEKSRRQAREDVNNGAIRINGDKVTDTDFEIDPSASFDGKFVVVRRGKKKYFLARIK
- a CDS encoding DUF4811 domain-containing protein, with protein sequence MILVALVISTVAFFLCFNLLNKNKALHIISSLFFLVLFLLSTLFITLNFHNHLGMHKVTFEKKSSLVSSVPGKTINALMYQNIGTSGKDQVVLYRANEKQAKPQATGTDKVKNVVVTNAKTPKLVTKTVKYEYKTSMDRFWFAWAQKPTRVKTVNYFYMPKDWMKLTVNQVKALPNIMKELSANSGMTTEQRQQAAQQYVQAAVAKAMQANPKMSASQKQQVIQKATSEYQAKAMSQMMPMVKQALKQVK
- a CDS encoding MDR family MFS transporter — protein: MNVDMNGKKYNKTMLVVLLLVGTFCTILNQTILSTAFPTLMKAFSIDTPTVQWLTSGFMMVNGVAIPVSAWLSSRVNTKWLYLGAMTVFEIGTIMSFMAPNFGTLLAGRLIQALGVGVTMPLLQTIMLTIFPPEKRGAAMGLSGIVVGLAPAIGPTLSGWILINYSWRDLFGMIIPIVAVVIIAGLFFMRPLLPTKKSGIDVLSLILSTIGFGSALYGFSEVGTDGWGSTTVISTLIVGFIFIALFVWRQLVMEKPFLDIRVLRNSKFTIATILSTITMMALVGFEMVLPLYLQIIRGMNAFHSGLSLLLGALMMGVVSPFAGSIFDKYGAKKLITSGLLTLIVGTIPFAFITEDTSIAYVVLLYAVRSFGMSLVMMPATTYGMNALATDKLNHGTAVNNTIRQVGASIATAVLVSILSNVTNNHMPAHSLMTQSPLDYKDSMLSATLSGYHAAFWVAAFLGIVGLVSSLWLHDRKQGGNN